The stretch of DNA ATCTGTTAACGTCCCGCCTCCATCGGGAATCCTTGCAAAGAGCACAAGACCGCATGGACCCCGAGGACGCCCTGCAAGCCGAGTTTGTCTGCCAGATCGCCCGTCACCAGGCGAGCCTTCACGCCTTCATCATCTCGCTGATGCCCGGCGTGGATGGCGTGGATGACGTGCTGCAGGAGACGAACATGGTGCTGTGGCAGAAGCGCGAGACCTACGAGCCCGGCACGGACTTCCGCGCATGGGCGTGCACCATCGCGCGCTTCAAGGCGATGGCGCACCGGCGGAGGGTGGCGAAGCTCGGCGTGCGCTCCTTCGAGGACGATCTGCTGGAGCTGCTGGCCACGGAGAGCGAGGCCGGGCCGGATGAGCTGGAGGAAAAGCTGCGCGCGCTGGAGAAGTGCCTGGGCCGGCTGGACGAGCCGGAGCGCGGGCTCATCGAGCACCGCTACTACACGGCCACCGGGCTGGAGGACTTCTCGGCGAAGTGCGGCCGCCCGGTGGAGTCGCTGCGCGTCAGCCTCTTCCGCATTCGCGCGGCACTGAGGAAGTGCATCTCCGGGGAAATCGCCATCGCCCACCTGCGCTCATGATGAACCGCCGCGATCTGGAAAGACACCTGCAGGCTTTCTTCGACGGCACGCTGGAGGACGAGCACTTCGCCGCGCTGCAGGAGGTGCTGCGCCGGGACCCGGAGGCGCGCGCGTGCTACCGCGAGTACCTGCACCTGCATCACCTGCTCAGCTTTCGCGCGAAGGGACCGGACCGGCTGCCCGCGGATTTGTTAGAAGAGATCATGCCGCCCGCCCCGCCGGTACGCTTCCCGCGGAGGGGGCGGTGGATGCTGGCCGCCGCCGCGGTGGTGGCACTGCTGGCGACGCTCGCGGGGAGCATGATGGCGTGGCGCCAATCGCAGCGACCGCCGCTGCGCTACACGGCCAGCCCGGGCACGGACATCAGCGTGACCAGCGAACTGGCCCCGACGGGACAGAGGGCACAGGGGCCATTTCTGGAGCCGGGATCGCAGCTCGAGATCGGCGACGGCACCATGGAGCTGGAGTTTTCCTCCGGCGTCCGCGGCATCGTGCGCGGGCCCGCGAGCTTCCGGCTGTATCGGAAGGATCTGCTGGAGCTGGAGCGCGGCACCGCGTGGTTCCACGTGCCGGAAAAGGCGGCGGACTTCAAGGTGAGCACGCCGGACCTGATCCTGAAGGAAACGGGCGCGGAATTCGGCGTGATCGCGGACCCGGCCTTCCTCTCCGAGGTGCATGTCTTCCACGGCAGCATCGAGGCGACGAGCCGCCATGGGCGCCGCACCAGCAAGCGCGTGGGCGCGGGCACGGCGCAGGCGGCGGAGGACACGGGCGAGTGGCAGGAGATCCCGGTGAGGCGCGGGCGCTTCCTGACCAGCCTGCCGGGCGTGGAGCCGGAGTCGAATGTGATCGTGAGCAAGGAATCCAGCCCCGTGGATCGCGCTTATGAGAATGAGGCGAGCGCGGACGACCTGCTCACGGGCATCGTCCCGCTGACCACCGGCTGGAAGCTGCAGAACAACGCGAGCCCGCTGGAGCTGACCGATGGCATCCACGGCGCGGGCTTTCAGAAAGTGCAGGGCGACATGGTGCAGGGCGCGTGGACCACGGTAGGTGCCACCGCCGAGTATCGGCTCGGCATCGGCCCGAACGGTGCCGGATACAACATCACCATGATCCGCTCGCTGGCGGATTGGGAGAATGTCGGCTTTGGCAACCAGGCATGGACCATGGAGGTGAAGCCGGTGGGCCGCGACTGGATGCCGCTGGCGTCCGTCGTTTACGATCCCTTGCCAGCGCAGCTCACCAGCGGCGGCTCGACGAAGGTCACGGTGACCGGCAAGGACGGTCGCCTCGCGCAGGGAATCGAGGCCATCAAGGTAACCGCCGGCCGCGTCCCCGGGTCCGTGCAGCACGGGTTCGTCTGGCGCGAGCTCGATGTCTTCGGCGCCCCCGCGGACGTGCCGGTCACGGGCAGCGGGAGGGAGTAGGGCGGAGATCGGAGGACGGAGATCAGATGTCGGATGTCGGAGATCAGAAATTTGAGATCTGAGATTTGAGATTTGAGATTTAAGATTGTAGATCGCGGATCTGCTGGAATCAGAGGCGCAGCCTCCCTGGGAGCGCCGCTCATCAGACCGGCCCGAAGCCATCTCGCCGCGGGCCACACCCCAAAGGCCGAAGCCGCCCTCCAAAGTGGTCCGCACCGCTCCGCGTACGGCGAAGCAGTTCTGGAGGCGCGCCTCGTATAGTGGCTTCGGAGCGGTCGGTTTTGCCAAGAAGCCTGCTTCAAGGAGCGGCGTGCTTTCATGCGAGTGACGATCGCGGATCTCTTCACCTACTTCCCTACCGATGCACCGCACGCGGAGCGATGCGGACCACGATGGCACGGGGTGATGGCGGGCTGTTAGACGGTGCTCGGGCGGAATGAATTCCGCGTTCCCAGTGGGGGGCGATGCGGGCTTTTCACGGAGATGTTTTGGAGCAATTGGGGAGACGAGCGGGGCGCGGGGTGAGGCGGGCCGGTCTGATGACCGGCGCTCCCAGGGCTGGCGATCCCCCACCCCTCCCCTTCTCAAAGTCAGGGCCAAGTTTTCACCCGCGGTTCATTCCGCATTCACGGTGAGGGATTTCCCTCCGCATCGTGATCCGCCGCCTGCTGCAACCGCAAGCCGACCTGCTCGATGACCCGACGCCGGGGAAGATCGCGCGGATCGCGGGCCTCGCGGCATTGTCACTCGCGGCGTATGGCTTCACCACAGGCTACTGGCGCTCGCCGGTGATGGGCCTGTATGTGGCGGTGAAGATGCCGCTGCTCGTCGCCTGCACGCTGTGCTGCAATGGCATCCTGAATGGCCTGCTGGGCATCCTGCTCGGCGGGCTCGGCTTCCGCCAATCGCTGCTGGCGCTGCTCAGTGCCTTCGCCGCTTCCGCGCTGATGCTCGGCTCGCTGGCCCCGGTGACGCTGATGCTCGCGCTGGATGCGCCGCCGCCGGATTCCCCTCAGGCGGGAGCGGCGCACTCGGGCTACCTGCTCTTCCATGTCTTCCTCGTGGCGCTCGCGGGCATCGCCGGGACGCTCACGCTGCATCGCATCCTGCGCCAGCGTTGCCCCTCCCCCGGCGTGGCGACGCTGACGATGCTCGCGTGGCTGGCGGGGAATGGATTCCTCGGCGCGCAATTCTCCTGGATCCTGCGGCCCTTCTTCGGCTCGCCGCGGCTGGAGGTCGCCTTCTTCCGGCCGGACCCCATGAATGGCAGCTTCTACGAGGCGGTGTGGCTCGCGCTCGACCGCAGCACCGGCGGGAATGCCGCCCTCGCCATCGCCGGACTCCTCGCCGCCCTCGCGCTCATCGCATGGCCGGTGGTCCGCACGCTCCATCCACGGAACCAATCTCCAACCCGCAATCTAACAGAAACCACCACGAGACCATGAGCCAGGACAACACGCCACCGCCCCACCACTGGTATGCGCCGGGAAATGCCGCGCCGCCACCGTCATCCCCGCCGCCCGCGGGTCAACGCATCGAGCCGGAACTGCCGGACAAGCTCGACCTGCGCTCGCTCTTCGAGGCGCTGCTGCGCAGCCCGCGCGCCTTGGTGCGGCGGCTCGCGACGCCGGGCCACGGGGCATTCGTGCCCTTCCTCGCGATCGCCATCCTGTCGCTCGTCGTCTTTGGCGCGGTGCTCGGCAGCTTCGCGATGGGCACGCAGATGTGGGCGGCGCCGCTGAAGATCACCGGCGGGCTGGTGATCGCCGGGCTCATCTGTTTCCCGAGCCTCTACATCTTCTCCTGCCTC from Luteolibacter flavescens encodes:
- a CDS encoding sigma-70 family RNA polymerase sigma factor produces the protein MDPEDALQAEFVCQIARHQASLHAFIISLMPGVDGVDDVLQETNMVLWQKRETYEPGTDFRAWACTIARFKAMAHRRRVAKLGVRSFEDDLLELLATESEAGPDELEEKLRALEKCLGRLDEPERGLIEHRYYTATGLEDFSAKCGRPVESLRVSLFRIRAALRKCISGEIAIAHLRS